A genomic window from Massilia sp. METH4 includes:
- a CDS encoding FecR domain-containing protein — MSKDLPMSQAEAEALDWFVRRADGLAGADETRFQQWLAADPGHARAYAQWQQDWQGFGSLPDGAVERLRQGLGRPQPATTPPHRSFSSWLALPRTIAVGAGVALLLACGLAGAMWWQPLSSASHATAQGERLDTMLADQSRLQLAPASRALVHIFRTRREIELPEGQARFEISRDPARPLTVIAGALRITVVGTRFSVHHGAHGGGVRVAVEEGHVRVSPRNWFTSAADTVDLRAGQAIGSDAQGALGPVSAVRAADLAPWHERRTSFENATLGEVLAAFSRHGDTGLTVRDPSVAALRLTGTFDLLRPDTFAQLLPQALPVRLAKDRGITEILAR, encoded by the coding sequence ATGTCCAAGGATTTACCGATGAGCCAGGCCGAGGCAGAAGCCCTCGACTGGTTCGTGCGACGCGCGGATGGACTGGCGGGCGCCGACGAGACCCGCTTCCAGCAATGGCTGGCGGCCGATCCAGGCCATGCGCGGGCCTATGCGCAATGGCAGCAGGATTGGCAGGGATTCGGTTCGCTGCCGGATGGCGCCGTGGAACGCCTGCGGCAAGGCCTGGGCCGGCCGCAACCCGCCACTACGCCCCCGCATCGCTCTTTCTCCAGCTGGCTTGCACTGCCGCGCACGATCGCCGTCGGCGCCGGCGTTGCGCTGCTGCTCGCATGCGGGCTGGCCGGAGCGATGTGGTGGCAACCGCTGTCCTCGGCCAGCCACGCTACCGCGCAGGGCGAGCGGCTCGACACGATGCTGGCGGACCAGAGCCGCCTGCAACTCGCGCCGGCCAGCCGCGCGCTGGTCCACATCTTCCGCACCCGCCGCGAAATCGAGCTGCCCGAGGGACAGGCGCGCTTCGAAATCAGCCGCGACCCGGCGCGGCCGCTCACCGTGATCGCCGGCGCCTTGCGCATCACGGTGGTCGGTACGCGGTTCAGCGTGCACCACGGCGCCCACGGCGGCGGGGTGCGCGTCGCCGTCGAGGAAGGCCATGTACGGGTATCGCCCAGGAACTGGTTCACCTCGGCCGCCGACACGGTCGACCTGCGTGCCGGGCAGGCCATCGGCAGCGATGCGCAGGGCGCGCTGGGCCCCGTATCGGCCGTTCGCGCGGCCGATCTCGCGCCGTGGCACGAACGGCGCACGAGCTTCGAGAATGCCACGCTTGGCGAAGTGCTGGCCGCATTCAGCCGCCATGGCGATACCGGCCTGACAGTACGGGACCCGTCGGTGGCCGCACTGCGCCTGACCGGCACGTTCGACCTGCTGCGGCCAGATACGTTCGCGCAACTGCTGCCGCAGGCGCTGCCGGTGCGGCTGGCAAAGGACCGCGGCATCACCGAGATCCTGGCCAGGTAA
- a CDS encoding sigma-70 family RNA polymerase sigma factor has protein sequence MIARYYQELLSHFTRLVQDRDSAADIVQEAYARVLAQRDDKPIAQPRALLYHTARNLVIDRHRRSVTRGEADLVTDASEEMANLAAPRAWEPETALASAQAVDALLQAIEDLPLRCREAFIVHRFDGLPHVEVAERMGISRKMVEQHIKVAMEACRRCRARLDAGGSAPAAPRRHG, from the coding sequence ATGATCGCACGCTACTACCAGGAACTGCTGAGTCACTTCACCCGCTTGGTCCAGGATCGGGACAGCGCGGCCGATATCGTCCAGGAAGCTTATGCCCGCGTGCTGGCGCAGCGCGACGACAAGCCGATCGCCCAGCCGCGCGCCCTGCTGTACCACACCGCCCGCAACCTGGTGATCGACCGCCACCGGCGCAGCGTGACGCGGGGCGAGGCCGACCTGGTCACGGACGCCAGCGAGGAAATGGCCAATCTCGCCGCACCACGGGCCTGGGAGCCCGAAACCGCGCTGGCGTCGGCACAGGCCGTGGACGCCCTGCTGCAAGCGATCGAGGACCTGCCCCTGCGCTGCCGGGAAGCGTTCATCGTGCACCGCTTCGACGGCCTGCCCCATGTCGAGGTGGCCGAGCGCATGGGCATCTCGCGCAAGATGGTGGAGCAGCACATCAAGGTCGCCATGGAAGCCTGCCGGCGCTGCAGGGCGCGGCTCGACGCAGGCGGCAGCGCGCCGGCCGCGCCGCGCCGGCATGGCTGA
- a CDS encoding TonB-dependent siderophore receptor, translating into MTRFCLHPATFALTAAMVSAAPAFAQPAAAPAVPIDVAAQPLAPALNELARQAGLELIVQPALVADRNAPAVSGTLTGQQALDRLLAGSGLVARVDGRSAVVGAAQTTAPEQAMAPVTVTAAAHETGIGAAKHTSFANKTDTPVIETPQSVSTITLDQLEVQKPRSIGEALGYTPGTFAGLAGSSNRYDYVALRGFADSSVDSTLLDGQRLLSDQGSYTSMQIDPYFLERIDVLRGPASVLYGRASPGGLVALTSKQAQFTPQHSIQLTVGNRNRHEAAIDLTGPLGDSGTMAYRVTALARELDSQFTGVKEERLALAPSLTIRPSKATTLRLSAYLQRDPEGSYHSGVPANASVSTTQNGEQISRYFFDGDPSVEKYRRDQRILGWQLEHAFNDTWTFRQNFRHVAADTTLRQVYGDGWAGPRTLARYYSGAEESTSGYAIDNQLEGRLRSGAVAHTVLVGVDHQKRHVDGRWEWGSALPIDVFAPVYGAPGMQVTGGADIDRHLKQSGVYLQDQMALGRWRFTLGGRGDRVEASNQMAPSAPARWKGDKFTKRAGAVYLFDNGLAPYASWSDGFNPSLRNDQQGNNLPPTETEQVEVGIRYQPAGSATLLSAALYELEQTNVATQPTGFFYFVPAGEVRARGLELEARSQLSDSVSLQASYTFNDMEFQESPAGYKGNTPYQAPRHMASSWVDWNIAPGYSAGAGVRYVGTSFGNNANTFKVPSYVLADLTLNVDLGRLGTAFKGASLRLSANNLFDKTYVASCMSDSYCYWGDARNVRATLAYQW; encoded by the coding sequence ATGACCCGTTTTTGTTTGCACCCCGCCACGTTCGCATTGACCGCAGCCATGGTGTCCGCCGCGCCCGCTTTCGCACAGCCAGCCGCGGCACCCGCAGTGCCGATCGATGTTGCCGCCCAACCCCTTGCGCCAGCCTTGAATGAGCTGGCGCGCCAGGCCGGCCTCGAATTGATCGTGCAACCCGCGCTGGTCGCAGACAGGAACGCGCCCGCCGTCAGCGGCACGCTGACCGGGCAGCAGGCGCTCGACCGGCTGCTGGCCGGCAGTGGCCTGGTGGCCAGGGTCGACGGCCGCAGCGCCGTCGTTGGCGCCGCACAGACCACGGCGCCGGAACAGGCCATGGCGCCGGTCACCGTCACGGCCGCCGCGCACGAAACCGGCATCGGGGCCGCGAAGCACACGTCCTTCGCCAACAAGACCGACACGCCGGTCATCGAAACGCCGCAATCGGTATCGACCATCACACTGGACCAACTCGAGGTGCAAAAGCCGCGCAGTATCGGCGAGGCCCTGGGCTATACGCCCGGCACGTTCGCGGGCCTGGCCGGTTCCTCGAACCGCTATGACTACGTGGCCCTGCGCGGCTTCGCCGACAGCAGCGTGGACAGTACCCTGCTCGATGGCCAGCGCCTGCTGAGCGACCAGGGCAGCTATACGTCGATGCAGATCGACCCCTACTTCCTGGAGCGCATCGACGTGCTGCGCGGCCCTGCATCGGTGCTCTACGGCCGCGCGTCGCCGGGCGGCCTGGTGGCCCTGACCAGCAAGCAGGCGCAGTTCACGCCGCAGCACAGCATCCAGCTGACGGTGGGCAACCGCAACCGGCACGAGGCGGCGATCGACCTCACCGGGCCGCTGGGCGACAGCGGCACGATGGCGTACCGCGTGACGGCGCTGGCACGCGAGCTCGACTCGCAGTTCACCGGCGTGAAGGAAGAGCGGCTGGCGCTGGCGCCCTCGCTGACCATCCGCCCGTCGAAGGCCACGACCCTGCGCCTCTCCGCTTATTTGCAGCGCGACCCCGAGGGCAGCTACCACAGCGGGGTGCCGGCCAATGCGAGCGTCAGCACGACCCAGAACGGCGAGCAGATATCGCGCTACTTCTTCGACGGCGACCCCAGCGTGGAGAAGTACCGCCGCGACCAGCGCATCCTCGGCTGGCAGCTCGAACACGCATTCAACGATACGTGGACGTTCCGCCAGAACTTCCGCCACGTGGCCGCCGATACCACGCTGCGCCAGGTCTATGGCGACGGCTGGGCCGGCCCGCGCACGCTGGCGCGCTACTACTCGGGCGCCGAGGAATCGACCAGCGGCTACGCGATCGACAACCAGCTGGAAGGCCGCCTGCGGTCGGGCGCCGTGGCGCATACCGTGCTGGTCGGGGTCGACCACCAGAAGCGCCACGTGGACGGCCGCTGGGAATGGGGCAGCGCGCTGCCGATCGACGTGTTCGCGCCCGTGTACGGCGCGCCGGGCATGCAGGTGACGGGCGGCGCGGACATCGACCGCCACCTGAAGCAGAGCGGCGTATACCTGCAGGACCAGATGGCGCTGGGCCGCTGGCGCTTCACGCTGGGCGGGCGCGGCGACCGCGTCGAGGCTTCCAACCAGATGGCCCCCTCGGCACCGGCCCGCTGGAAAGGCGACAAGTTCACCAAGCGCGCCGGCGCGGTCTACCTGTTCGACAATGGCCTGGCGCCCTATGCCTCCTGGTCGGACGGCTTCAACCCGAGCCTGCGCAACGACCAGCAAGGTAACAACCTGCCGCCGACCGAGACCGAACAGGTCGAAGTGGGCATCCGCTACCAGCCCGCGGGCTCGGCCACGCTGCTGTCGGCGGCCTTGTATGAACTGGAGCAGACCAACGTCGCCACCCAGCCGACCGGCTTCTTCTACTTCGTGCCCGCCGGCGAGGTGCGCGCACGCGGGCTGGAACTGGAAGCGCGCTCGCAGCTGTCGGACAGCGTATCGCTCCAGGCCAGCTACACCTTCAACGACATGGAGTTCCAGGAATCGCCGGCCGGCTACAAGGGCAACACGCCTTACCAGGCGCCGCGCCACATGGCGTCGAGCTGGGTGGACTGGAACATCGCGCCCGGCTATTCGGCCGGCGCGGGCGTGCGCTACGTGGGCACCAGCTTCGGCAACAACGCCAACACGTTCAAGGTGCCTTCCTATGTGCTGGCCGACCTGACGCTGAACGTCGACCTGGGCCGGCTGGGCACGGCCTTCAAGGGCGCCAGCCTGCGGCTCTCGGCCAACAACCTGTTCGACAAGACCTATGTGGCTTCGTGCATGAGCGACAGCTACTGCTATTGGGGCGACGCGCGCAATGTGCGGGCGACGCTCGCTTATCAATGGTGA